AATCCTCGGCTGCAATTCGGGCGGAAGCATCGAGCGGAGGCGAAATTCGACTATCTCCAGCTCCCTCGGATCGGTGGTGTCAACCCAGATATCGATGTCCTTCCCGAACCCGCTTACGGCCACGCTGCCGACGGCACAGATGTAAGAGCTATCCAGATAAAATCCCTGATCCCAAAGCTTTAAGATGTCTTTCAGATAGACCCTCTCCTGCTCCTGAACGATTCCCAAAAGCTCGAGAGTTAGCCTATCAAGCTCATCCGTCGGTCGATGTTCAAGACCTCTTCGTTTCAGCTCCTTGATCACGTTGAGATGAGCGTTCACGATCGGCTCCTGAGTCGCTCCGGCGGGAAGCTCATTGAACCGTCGGTGAAGCTCAGCGTGAAGCATCAGGAGGTCCTCATCGCTCAGCTTCTTCAGACTCTCAGGATCTTCCGCCGCCTCTATTTGAACCGCCTCGAATACCACCCTCTTGACGAAGGTCTGAATCCCTTTCGGCAGCTTGTAGAGCCTCGGCTCATTGAAGGGAACGAACCATCTTATCGGATAGAAGAAAAGCCTCTCTTTGTCGTCCCACCAAAGTCTCCTCTCCTCATCGGTGATTTTATGCCGATCCCTCAGGGCGAGGAACTTCTCAAGGTCTATCTCCATCGGCTCATCGAGCTTGATCACGCCGAAGGCTCGATTCGATGAGAGCAGGAAGAACGGTCCGAGATCTGAGAATTTGACGGACTTCACGATCGCCCTCTTCGTTCCGTTATATATCATCTGGCCGTGAGGCTCGACCAGGTAGATCCCTTGAGTCTCTCGCTCAGACACGATCCTCGGAAGCAATCTCTGTAAGAGCTCCAGCGAATATCTGGTCTGCATGTCCGGATGGAAGACGATCGCATCTCTTCTGATCAGCTCTCTGATGACGTCAAGGGCGAAATCCTCGAGAACCTCGATATCTTCAAATTCCGTCTTACCGCCCTGCTTCATCGTGGAGTATTTCGCCACCAAAAGCCGGAAATCATCCCTGAGCTGGTCGTCTCTGAGTTTGCTCGGATCATAACCTTCCCGCCTAAATTCGCTGATCTCCTCACCTCGAACCTCTCCAAGAGCTTTCTCAATGACCTCCGGCAGCCTTTCCCACCAGCTCTCCCAGTCCTCCTGACCATACCAGGTTTTACCCGCAACCACGATTCTCATCCTATCTTCAGCACCCAGATCAGCCATCGAGAAATATCCCTCATTTCGGGAGATCGCCCGGGCGACCTCATCGGCCTTCCCATCATTCGATGGATCTCGGAAACGGAAGACGATAAACGCCACCCTTTCAGGCGAGTGTCCCTCGCAGCTAGATCGGATCTCTATCCCGTCGATGGAATTCAGCCGCTCCAGCCACGCATCTTTGAGATGAACGTCGACAAGAATCCCTCGCCAAATCCGCTCCGGATCGCCCGACCGACCGGAGAGAGGAGGGTCGGGAGGCTCGCCGTAAACGGCAAGATAGGCGAACGTCGGAGCGTTCATCGTGAGTCTGCCTTCAGAGAGGGCTCCCTGAGTTTCAAACACGAAAGTCCTCCCATCCCAGGCGAAATCATATGAAACACCGCCCTCGCCAAGGATCTCCCTCGCTTTCCTTTCTCCCTTGCCCAGAAACTCCTCTCCGAAGTGGGTGAAGATCACCCTCTTGATGTTGAGGTCCTTAGCGAGCTTCAGGCTCGTCTTCATCGAAGCATGCCCGAATCTCTCGTCATCCCTCTTCCGAACGATGTCCCGCTCGATCGCGGATCCATCCGCGATCAGGATATCCAAGTGAGAGAGCTTATGACGATGCTTTTCGGGTATCTCGAGATAATCAGGGAAATAGCCGATTCGAAAGCCCTCGACTTCGATCAGATATCCGACCGCCGGAGCTCGGATGGAATGAACGACCGGTATCGCTTCGATCTTCCATGAATCGATGCGCCTCTCCTCTCCCGGCTTGAGCTCGATGAACTCCTTCACCGCTAGATCTTCATCCTCCTTCAGTCTCTCTATCACCTCAGCCGTCGCTATGATCGGAACCTCGATCTCGCCTTTCAGGCCGCCGACGTGATCCGGATGGGCGTGAGTTAACGCTATGTAATCCGGCCTCAAAGCCTCAAGCGGAATCATCTCGGTGTGGCCGTAATCGATCAGAAGCTTAAGATCATCCTCGATGAGGAGAGAGGCGTTCGACTCATACCGCTGTCGGCTGGTATCCACCTCGCCCTTCGTCCCGACGAAGATCAGTTTCATATCCCTCACCTCGGCCGATCGAGATAGAACTCATCCTTTGAAAACCTCAGCTTTCGTCCCTCGGTCGTCACCACAACGGTCTCATAGTCATACTCCTTGAATCCGATGATTTCCTCCCATGGGATGGGAATCGGTTTCCTCTCCCTTCGTTTTCTCTTAGCCATAATATCACTCCTTCTCTTATAGGTCATTTATTGTCATTTGAGCTAAAGCACAACGCAACGAACGCAATAACGCACAACCCATTTACGCATTCGGATAAGGGATCACTTTCCACTCTTCCCTTCGTATCTCCTCCCTCCAGTTCTCGCCGAAACACATCCTGAAGTAGAAGATCCAAAGGTCTTTAGCCGATGCAAATGTAGGTGGATTAACCAACTGGTCGGAAATCTCCCGATATCGCCTGAGGGTCAACGGCTCAAGGACATAGTCGAAATCGGATCGAAACCTCCATTCTCCGAGATCCTTCTCGATCCGAAAAATCCTGATTCGCATCGTATCATACCAACTGATGAAACCCTTCTCGATGATCGGACAGACCGCTATCGGCGGAACCGGAGCCTGAGTATAGACCCTGAAAACTCCTAAGTAACGGCCTTCCCTCATCTGAACGCCTCCTTGAAG
This genomic stretch from Candidatus Poribacteria bacterium harbors:
- a CDS encoding MBL fold metallo-hydrolase — encoded protein: MKLIFVGTKGEVDTSRQRYESNASLLIEDDLKLLIDYGHTEMIPLEALRPDYIALTHAHPDHVGGLKGEIEVPIIATAEVIERLKEDEDLAVKEFIELKPGEERRIDSWKIEAIPVVHSIRAPAVGYLIEVEGFRIGYFPDYLEIPEKHRHKLSHLDILIADGSAIERDIVRKRDDERFGHASMKTSLKLAKDLNIKRVIFTHFGEEFLGKGERKAREILGEGGVSYDFAWDGRTFVFETQGALSEGRLTMNAPTFAYLAVYGEPPDPPLSGRSGDPERIWRGILVDVHLKDAWLERLNSIDGIEIRSSCEGHSPERVAFIVFRFRDPSNDGKADEVARAISRNEGYFSMADLGAEDRMRIVVAGKTWYGQEDWESWWERLPEVIEKALGEVRGEEISEFRREGYDPSKLRDDQLRDDFRLLVAKYSTMKQGGKTEFEDIEVLEDFALDVIRELIRRDAIVFHPDMQTRYSLELLQRLLPRIVSERETQGIYLVEPHGQMIYNGTKRAIVKSVKFSDLGPFFLLSSNRAFGVIKLDEPMEIDLEKFLALRDRHKITDEERRLWWDDKERLFFYPIRWFVPFNEPRLYKLPKGIQTFVKRVVFEAVQIEAAEDPESLKKLSDEDLLMLHAELHRRFNELPAGATQEPIVNAHLNVIKELKRRGLEHRPTDELDRLTLELLGIVQEQERVYLKDILKLWDQGFYLDSSYICAVGSVAVSGFGKDIDIWVDTTDPRELEIVEFRLRSMLPPELQPRIHVFGSYDVRELTGKPFTNYIVLARKKVEFVPIEERKLIQMARIAGVPPEAERMAEASLKEDKIKPHRYYYPQKAIVGYRKLEEYSIEGLLLVLRDDEWPYFVDQKFDGFRTEIHKTDRRVTVFTEQGRKVDLKLFPELLKE